One Rosettibacter firmus genomic window carries:
- the lysF gene encoding homoaconitase translates to MPQTLIEKIVQKHAIGLNPNQTIHSGDYISIQPAYVMTHDNTGAVIPKFKSIGAKKLANPRQVVIALDHDIQNKSEKNLEKYRKIEEFAKQMGADFYPAGRGIGHQIMIEEGYAWPGTMVVASDSHSNMYGGVGCLGTPIVRTDAAAIWATGRTWWQVPPIVKVELRGNLQNGVTGKDVIIVLCGYFNNDEVLNHAIEFTGEGVQYLDINDRLTIANMSTEWGALAAVFPVDNVLMNWLENRSNFIKNRGLEGVTSDIDGNGFHPRFNEKRIKKLEEELENLKADKDAHYSKELILDLSSIEPYVSGPNTVKQMLPISEIKKEKIKIDKAYLVSCVNSRLEDIATAANIIRGKKVAEHVKFYISPASSEVQKESERLGYWQTLIEAGAIPLPPGCGPCIGLGEGLLQDGEVGISATNRNFKGRMGSPNAIAYLASPAVVAYSAISGYINYEWNEPRKNIIGEIKTNFKNDSDTSTIHIIEGFPRTISGELIFCPQNNLNTDGIYPGKYTYNDDMTPEEQANVVMENYDPEFKNIVKKGDILVGAYNFGTGSSREQAATALKYKGIQLVIAGSFNETYKRNAINNGFLTIECPQLVEDLKKKFGSDKLTIKTGLNAIINFEKSIIQVNEKIYSISPIGKAAQELIIAGGLENWVKLNLIT, encoded by the coding sequence ATGCCACAAACATTAATTGAAAAGATTGTACAGAAACATGCTATTGGTTTAAATCCCAATCAAACTATTCATAGTGGAGATTATATTTCTATACAGCCTGCTTATGTAATGACACATGATAATACCGGTGCTGTAATCCCAAAGTTTAAAAGCATTGGTGCAAAAAAATTAGCCAATCCTCGTCAGGTTGTTATAGCACTTGATCACGATATTCAAAATAAAAGCGAAAAGAATTTAGAGAAGTATAGAAAAATCGAAGAATTTGCAAAACAAATGGGAGCAGATTTTTATCCAGCTGGAAGAGGAATTGGACATCAAATTATGATTGAAGAAGGTTATGCATGGCCCGGAACAATGGTTGTTGCTTCAGACAGTCACTCAAATATGTATGGTGGAGTAGGATGCCTTGGAACTCCAATTGTACGAACCGATGCTGCTGCAATCTGGGCTACTGGTAGAACATGGTGGCAAGTTCCTCCCATTGTAAAAGTAGAATTAAGAGGAAATCTACAAAATGGTGTTACAGGCAAAGATGTTATAATTGTCCTTTGTGGTTACTTTAATAATGATGAAGTCCTCAATCATGCTATTGAGTTCACTGGCGAAGGAGTCCAATATCTTGATATTAATGATAGATTAACAATTGCAAATATGTCTACTGAATGGGGTGCGCTTGCAGCTGTTTTCCCTGTTGATAATGTGTTAATGAATTGGTTAGAAAATCGTTCTAATTTTATAAAAAATAGAGGCTTAGAAGGAGTAACTTCAGATATTGATGGGAATGGTTTTCATCCTCGTTTTAATGAAAAAAGAATTAAAAAATTAGAAGAAGAATTAGAAAATTTAAAAGCTGACAAAGATGCACACTATTCAAAAGAATTAATCCTGGATTTATCTTCTATTGAACCTTATGTATCTGGTCCAAATACAGTCAAACAAATGCTCCCGATTTCTGAAATTAAAAAAGAAAAAATAAAAATTGATAAAGCATATCTGGTTTCCTGTGTTAACTCAAGATTAGAAGATATAGCAACTGCAGCAAATATAATACGTGGCAAGAAAGTAGCTGAACATGTGAAATTTTATATAAGTCCAGCTTCAAGTGAAGTACAAAAAGAAAGTGAAAGACTTGGTTACTGGCAAACTTTAATTGAAGCTGGTGCAATTCCCTTACCTCCTGGTTGTGGTCCTTGCATTGGATTAGGTGAAGGTTTACTTCAAGATGGCGAAGTAGGTATTTCTGCTACGAATAGAAATTTTAAAGGAAGAATGGGTTCACCGAATGCAATTGCATATCTTGCTTCGCCTGCAGTTGTAGCTTATTCTGCTATTAGTGGATATATAAATTATGAATGGAATGAACCAAGAAAAAATATTATAGGAGAAATAAAAACTAATTTCAAAAATGATTCAGACACTTCTACTATTCATATTATTGAAGGATTCCCCCGCACAATATCAGGAGAATTAATCTTTTGTCCACAAAACAATCTTAATACTGATGGCATTTATCCAGGCAAATACACTTATAATGATGATATGACTCCAGAAGAACAGGCAAATGTAGTAATGGAAAATTATGATCCTGAATTTAAGAACATAGTTAAAAAAGGGGACATTTTAGTTGGAGCCTATAATTTTGGAACAGGTAGTTCACGTGAACAAGCAGCTACAGCACTTAAGTATAAAGGTATACAACTTGTTATTGCTGGCTCTTTTAATGAAACATATAAAAGAAATGCTATTAACAATGGCTTTTTAACAATTGAATGCCCACAACTTGTAGAAGATTTAAAAAAGAAATTTGGTTCAGATAAGTTAACAATCAAGACGGGATTAAATGCTATAATTAATTTTGAAAAATCTATAATTCAAGTTAACGAAAAAATATATTCGATAAGTCCAATTGGAAAAGCTGCACAAGAATTAATAATAGCTGGAGGTTTAGAAAACTGGGTTAAATTAAACTTGATTACTTAA
- a CDS encoding carbon starvation CstA family protein has translation MSGVFILLFAILSFITAYNFYGKYIAKKLNVSNSNITPAHSLYDGVDYCPAKSPVLLGHHFASIAGAGPIVGPIIAASFGWIPVYIWILAGSVFIGGVHDYTTIIASIRHKGKSIGQIIENYIGISGKKLFLIFTWSTLILVIAVFTLIVADTFTHIPSSGTSSTLFIFLAIIFGLSVYRFKAPLGLSSLIGIIFLSVCIYLGYIFPISLDKNTWIIILLIYIFLASVTPVWILLQPRDYLNSFFLYGLMIAGIIGLFFTLPEIHLAPVTNFNIDKIGYLFPALFVTVACGAISGFHSIVGSGTTAKQLDKETDARIIGYGGMLIEGLLAVLSLLSVASLNQEQFLETLNTKGAVAAFSEGIANFMHNIPFLNISTDFAKSFAALAVSAFALTSLDTATRLARYSFQEFFERNETQKQSILVNNRYVATGVTVLFGAALTFSGQSMSIWPVFGSANQLLAAIALLALTVWVSYLKVDTKFTMIPMIFMFAVTLTSLLMLFYNNLVSLNITLSFVSFLLFILSIILAIQASKVLRKNQKEFAIDK, from the coding sequence ATGAGCGGAGTATTTATTTTATTATTTGCAATTTTATCTTTTATTACTGCATATAATTTTTATGGTAAATACATTGCTAAAAAATTAAATGTATCCAACTCTAATATAACCCCAGCCCACTCACTGTATGATGGTGTAGATTACTGCCCAGCTAAATCACCTGTTCTGCTGGGACATCATTTTGCTTCTATAGCTGGAGCTGGACCAATAGTTGGTCCCATTATTGCAGCAAGTTTTGGATGGATTCCTGTTTATATCTGGATTCTCGCTGGTTCAGTCTTCATAGGTGGAGTTCATGATTACACAACAATAATAGCTTCTATTCGTCACAAAGGAAAATCAATTGGACAAATAATTGAAAATTACATCGGCATAAGTGGGAAAAAACTTTTTTTAATTTTTACATGGTCTACTCTAATTCTTGTTATTGCAGTATTTACTCTAATAGTAGCAGATACATTTACACATATCCCAAGTTCCGGAACTTCATCTACACTATTTATCTTCTTAGCAATAATATTTGGATTAAGTGTCTATCGATTCAAAGCACCTTTAGGATTATCGAGCTTAATAGGAATTATTTTTCTTTCTGTATGCATATATCTTGGATATATCTTCCCCATCTCTTTAGATAAAAATACATGGATTATAATTTTATTAATCTACATTTTTCTTGCATCTGTTACACCAGTCTGGATATTACTTCAACCACGAGATTACCTGAATTCATTTTTCTTATATGGATTGATGATTGCAGGAATTATTGGTCTATTTTTCACTCTTCCAGAAATTCACTTAGCACCTGTTACAAATTTTAATATAGACAAAATTGGTTATCTCTTCCCTGCTCTTTTTGTAACTGTTGCCTGTGGAGCTATCAGCGGTTTCCATTCAATTGTTGGAAGTGGAACAACTGCAAAACAACTTGATAAAGAAACCGATGCAAGAATTATTGGCTATGGTGGAATGTTGATTGAAGGATTGTTAGCTGTATTATCACTACTTTCAGTTGCTTCCTTAAATCAAGAACAATTTTTAGAAACATTAAATACCAAAGGAGCTGTTGCTGCTTTTTCAGAAGGAATAGCAAACTTCATGCATAATATTCCTTTTTTGAATATATCAACAGATTTCGCTAAAAGTTTTGCAGCTTTAGCAGTATCTGCTTTTGCATTAACTTCTCTCGATACAGCAACTCGATTGGCTCGATATTCCTTCCAGGAATTTTTCGAACGGAATGAAACACAAAAACAAAGTATTCTTGTTAATAATAGATATGTTGCAACTGGAGTTACTGTTTTATTTGGTGCTGCTTTGACTTTTAGTGGTCAATCTATGAGTATCTGGCCTGTATTTGGTAGTGCAAATCAACTACTGGCTGCTATAGCTTTATTAGCTTTAACTGTTTGGGTTTCTTATCTTAAAGTTGATACAAAATTTACTATGATTCCAATGATTTTCATGTTCGCTGTTACACTTACTTCGTTGCTAATGCTTTTTTATAATAATTTAGTTTCACTAAACATTACACTTTCATTTGTTTCATTTTTATTATTCATATTATCAATCATACTTGCAATTCAAGCTTCAAAAGTATTAAGAAAAAATCAAAAGGAATTTGCAATAGATAAATAA
- a CDS encoding isocitrate/isopropylmalate dehydrogenase family protein, whose product MRTIVALPGDGIGKIVLPEAIRLLNAAGFKAEYVWGDIGWEFWCKEGNALPQRTIDLIAKHKIALFGAITSKPKDAADKELDPSLQGKGYVYFSPIVSLRQIFNLDICIRPCISFKGNPLNFIRKKIDGTYEEPFINVVIFRQNTEGLYSGVEWTNPPKQVREALETHPKMKAFAHVPSEEMAISTRIVTKKATERIIKAAFEYARKHGYKSVTLCEKPNVLRETSGMMLKIARDIAKEYPEIELWDTNIDAQMMWLTKNPEDYGVIVAENMFGDIISDGFAGLVGGLGFACSANIGEDVAIFEPTHGSAPKYEKLNPSIVNPIAMFMSAVMMLEHIGENEIATKIRNAISKVIEEGKVRTYDMLKLKGGPDVFEKGAASTQQMTDAVIENL is encoded by the coding sequence ATGAGAACAATAGTTGCACTTCCTGGAGATGGCATAGGTAAAATTGTATTGCCAGAAGCTATAAGGTTATTAAATGCTGCTGGATTCAAAGCCGAATATGTTTGGGGTGATATTGGCTGGGAATTCTGGTGTAAAGAAGGAAATGCTCTTCCACAAAGAACAATTGATTTAATCGCAAAACATAAAATAGCTTTATTTGGAGCAATCACAAGTAAACCCAAAGATGCTGCAGATAAAGAATTAGATCCATCATTACAGGGTAAAGGGTATGTTTATTTTTCACCAATTGTTTCTTTAAGACAAATTTTTAATCTTGATATTTGTATACGTCCATGTATTTCATTTAAAGGAAATCCACTGAATTTTATTAGAAAAAAAATTGATGGTACTTACGAAGAACCTTTTATAAATGTAGTTATATTCAGACAGAATACTGAAGGACTCTATTCAGGAGTTGAGTGGACAAATCCACCAAAGCAAGTTAGAGAAGCACTCGAAACACATCCCAAAATGAAAGCTTTTGCACATGTACCCAGCGAAGAAATGGCTATCTCAACAAGAATAGTAACAAAAAAAGCTACTGAAAGAATTATAAAAGCAGCATTTGAATATGCACGTAAACATGGATACAAAAGTGTTACTTTGTGCGAAAAACCTAATGTGTTACGAGAAACTTCTGGAATGATGCTTAAAATTGCCAGAGATATTGCAAAGGAATATCCAGAAATTGAATTATGGGATACAAATATAGATGCTCAAATGATGTGGCTTACCAAAAATCCAGAAGATTATGGAGTGATTGTTGCAGAAAATATGTTTGGTGATATAATAAGTGATGGCTTTGCTGGTTTAGTAGGTGGTCTTGGTTTTGCATGCAGTGCTAATATTGGAGAAGATGTCGCTATATTCGAACCAACTCATGGTTCGGCACCTAAATACGAAAAATTAAATCCATCCATAGTTAATCCAATTGCTATGTTTATGAGTGCTGTAATGATGTTAGAACATATTGGTGAAAATGAAATAGCTACAAAAATTAGAAATGCTATTTCAAAAGTTATAGAAGAAGGAAAAGTAAGAACATATGATATGTTAAAATTAAAAGGTGGCCCGGATGTTTTTGAAAAAGGAGCTGCTTCTACTCAACAGATGACAGATGCAGTAATTGAAAATTTATAA
- a CDS encoding O-acetyl-ADP-ribose deacetylase, with product MNSRIEIIKEDITKLKVDAIVNAANTTLLGGGGVDGAIHRAAGPQLLEECKKLNGCPTGQAKITKGYNLPAKFVIHTVGPVWTGGNNNEDELLSSCYKNSLKLAIENGIKTIAFPSISTGAYRFPVERASKIAYTTVKEFLSAHPEIEKVIFCCFDDKTYNIYKQLEKSL from the coding sequence ATGAATTCCAGAATTGAAATAATCAAAGAAGATATTACAAAACTAAAAGTTGACGCAATAGTTAATGCAGCGAATACCACATTATTAGGTGGTGGTGGAGTAGATGGAGCTATACATCGTGCAGCAGGTCCACAATTACTCGAAGAATGTAAAAAGTTGAATGGATGTCCTACAGGTCAGGCAAAAATCACTAAAGGATATAATCTTCCTGCCAAATTTGTTATTCACACAGTTGGACCTGTATGGACAGGAGGAAATAATAATGAGGATGAGTTACTATCAAGCTGTTATAAAAATTCATTAAAATTGGCAATCGAAAATGGAATAAAAACAATAGCTTTCCCATCAATAAGTACAGGTGCTTACCGATTTCCTGTAGAAAGAGCATCTAAAATAGCTTATACAACAGTAAAAGAATTTTTATCTGCTCACCCCGAAATAGAAAAAGTGATCTTTTGTTGTTTTGATGATAAAACTTATAACATTTATAAACAATTAGAAAAATCTTTATAA
- a CDS encoding HD domain-containing protein — MKEKILELWPEINWIKDISLQEKVIACWEFALNNSNINPEDLKTIPFTLLIKDCKISFINHKRTCVQLAVEIARIMQNNFGESININMDYLIAGAILIDVGKLIEYEKVDGKIQTSKAGDLIRHPFSGLAIASRFNLPYEVQHIIATHSKEGDLGKRTIESIIVHHADFVSFDIFK, encoded by the coding sequence ATGAAAGAGAAAATTTTAGAACTCTGGCCAGAAATTAACTGGATTAAAGATATAAGTCTTCAAGAAAAAGTTATTGCATGCTGGGAGTTTGCTTTAAATAACTCAAATATCAATCCAGAAGATTTAAAAACTATACCTTTTACATTACTTATAAAAGATTGTAAAATTTCATTCATTAACCATAAAAGAACCTGCGTTCAATTAGCTGTTGAAATTGCCAGAATTATGCAAAACAATTTTGGCGAATCTATTAATATTAATATGGATTATTTAATTGCAGGTGCAATATTAATTGATGTTGGTAAATTAATTGAATACGAAAAAGTTGATGGAAAAATTCAAACAAGTAAAGCTGGAGATTTAATTCGTCATCCATTTAGTGGGTTAGCAATTGCATCAAGATTTAATTTACCTTACGAAGTTCAACACATAATTGCCACACATTCAAAAGAAGGTGATTTAGGTAAAAGAACCATTGAATCAATTATTGTTCATCATGCAGATTTTGTCTCTTTCGACATTTTTAAATAA